The genomic window GCTCCGTACTAGGTTATCAAAGGAGGAGGGGCTGAGTCAGTGCAGGCAGACACTGGCTCCGTCCAGCCTCTTCATGGTTCTTTCTTGTCTACTGCTTGTCCCACTGCACCAACAGCTTGTCCTTGTCACCTTTTAACTCAGAGGCGCTGTACGTGCTGGCAGGTGAAATCCAATCCAGGTGACTTAGTACTTTGGTGGGAGTGTTGGGCAAGTATTAGCTTATGGGGAAAAGCCCGACTGCATTTGTAGAGAGAATAATGGTGGAACTGAGGTTCGAGCTCAACCACTGACTTCTTCAAGCTGCTCTTTCCAGACTTCAGTCCTTTTGTCCCTCAGATAAGATAATATAAAGgtctatttttagaaaaagagactCTTAACGAAGTTCCCTCCTTTTTGATGGCTCTTTCTTCTCCCCAGTTCTCCCTCTTCACTGCTGTCCATAAACACTACAGCCTCGAGCAGTGGAAAGAGTTTGCTAGCCGGAATCCTGACTGTCTTGAGGTAGCACTGGTCCTCCCCTGATCCATTCCTTAGCCCAGTCTTCCAGGAATCTTTGTTTGGCTTCCTGGGGACCAACCCTTACCTCCCCACCCCTGTTGGCTAACCAACCAGGTGGCTTCTTACATGCTAATGGCCCTGTTTCTCTCACAGTATCTGGCTGCCAGCTCAGGCACAGGCTCTGCTGACTTCGAGCAGCTGGGACAGATCCTGGATGCTATTCCCCAGGTGAAATATATATGCCTGGACGTGGCCAACGGCTACTCTGAACACTTTGTTGAATTTGTAAAGGATGTGCGGAAGCGCTTCCCTGAACACACCATCATGGTATGTCTCTGTTACCCTGTAGTGGGTccattcctctccttcctccactcTTTCCCACCACACCATTTTGTTACACcacttcctttctcctctgctgCATTTCCTAGTCCGCTTAATCATGTCACTGGGTGATTATCCATGGTTCCATGCTTTAAATGTTGGTGTACTGGCCAGTGCCGTCTTCTCCAAACCTTGATACCTAGTCTTTGTAAATCCAGTGCCCGACATCACTCACTAAACCACAATGGAACATTTCTGCATCGTACATACCTCTGGTACATACACACCTGCCCAAAGGTATGGAGAGATACTACAGTCATACTGAAGGGGTTGCATGagatgatgttttatttttttttacaagctcAGGGGAGTGATGACAAAGCCTTACTTTCTTCCCAGCATTGAGGGGTCTCTCTGTTCTGTCCATCAAAAGCAAATACAATTGTGTAGATGGGTATTTAGCCGACATTACCAtgtcctccccctttccctgaaGCCAGAGAGGTTTCATGACATAACAGCTTAAGCAAAGGATGTGTTTGGGTCTtttggaggagagggggagataAATCTACTGTAAATCAGATGTGAGCTTGTTCCAGTTGGACCCCCGCTTTACCCTAGTACAACAGTGACACTGGCCACTCACCCTTTTACCTCAGCTTGGAAAGCAGGGTCCTTTGAAGTGACTGGTCTAAAAGCCCTCAGAGGGCCCAGATAGAGGGAACCGAGGTACTCTTCTTTGTAATAATGCTGGAAGCACGCAATCGCCTCTCCTTCTGACCCTAAGAATGCTCTGTTTTGATGGTTCTGTCCCAGGCAGGGAATGTGGTAACAGGAGAGATGGTGGAAGAGCTGATTCTCTCTGGGGCTGACATCATCAAAGTGGGAATTGGACCAGGTAAGCTGGTTCACTGGGGGCCACTGGCCACCGCTTCAGTGGCAGACACCTGCGGAGAACTTCCCTCTCATCCTTGTCACGTTCTTCTCAGGCTCCGTGTGTACCACCCGGAAGAAGACCGGAGTGGGGTATCCACAGCTGAGCGCAGTGATGGAGTGCGCAGATGCTGCCCATGGCCTCAAAGGCCACATCATTTCCGTAAGGCCAAGGGCAGGGTAGGGTATGAGGCTGCCAGACATCTGGGTTCTCTGCCAGGTCTGGAGGCTCTGGTAGAGGTGGATCAGGACTCCTGGGTTCCTGTCAGCTTTGAGGTGGGCCACTGGGACCTCCTAGAGGGCTTGGGGCATCCATGCTCTCTCTTCATAGTGCTCCTTACTTTGCAGGATGGAGGTTGCAACTGTCCCGGGGATGTGGCCAAGGCTTTCGGTAAGGAGGGCACAGAAGGAGGATCCTGTAGAAGAGGATGAGTCACCTCTGAGGGTCTAGGATCAGGCTAGGGAAGTCTAAGAAAGCTGTTCAGATTCTTTTATAATATGACTAGTGACCCAGAAGCCTGTGGTGTCATCTGGGGCAAACCAGCAGGGGAAATCCTGAGACTCTGATGTGGACTCCCCTAGTGTGGGCCAGGGCCATCTGCATCATCCCCTGGACTGCGGGACAGTGCAGATGCCGAGCCCCACCCTGGACCCATGGCATCTGGCTCTGGGGAGTGGGGCTACAGAACTGCACTTTCCCAGCTTCCTAGGTGATCCTTGTTCACACTGAAGTTGGAGAGCTTTGCTCTTGGGACACTTGAAGTGAGTCTTGTTCGGCTGGGCAGAGTAAAAAGAGGTGACTAGAAGATGGCGAAAGCAGCaaaaaggagaaagcagaagCCAGGCAGGGCATGTCCAGACGCTCTATTTTAAATTCTTGGAAAGTCCACTGACGAACAGAAGCCAGGGCAGAGTAGGCCTGTGCACTGGGTTGTGGGCCAGCTAGGGAAACAAAACCAGGAAGATGCCGGAATCATTGGCAGGCCTGAGAATTTTGTGTGAGTTGCTTCTGAGGGCGACCATGTTAGCACCTGGGCCAGATTCATCTCTTTCCCCTCTTGTTGGTGCTGGCAGGGGCAGGAGCTGACTTTGTGATGCTGGGCGGCATGCTGGCTGGGCACAGCCAGTCAGGTGGTGAGCTCATCGAGAGGGATGGCAAGAAGTACAAGCTCTTCTATGGCATGAGTTCTGAAATGGCCATGAAGAAGTATGCCGGGGGCGTGGCTGAGTACAGGTAGGTGTGGAGGCCAG from Physeter macrocephalus isolate SW-GA unplaced genomic scaffold, ASM283717v5 random_16, whole genome shotgun sequence includes these protein-coding regions:
- the GMPR2 gene encoding GMP reductase 2 isoform X7; translated protein: MPHIDNDVKLDFKDVLLRPKRSTLKSRSEVDLTRSFSFRNSKQIYTGIPIIAANMDTVGTFEMAKVLCKFSLFTAVHKHYSLEQWKEFASRNPDCLEYLAASSGTGSADFEQLGQILDAIPQVKYICLDVANGYSEHFVEFVKDVRKRFPEHTIMAGNVVTGEMVEELILSGADIIKVGIGPGSVCTTRKKTGVGYPQLSAVMECADAAHGLKGHIISDGGCNCPGDVAKAFGAGADFVMLGGMLAGHSQSGGELIERDGKKYKLFYGMSSEMAMKKYAGGVAEYRASEGKTVEVPFKGDVEHTVRDILGGIRSTCTYVGAAKLKELSRRTTFIRVTQQNGRGRPPLKNKIQRLDLLLAMSSHKTFRIKRFLAKKQKQNRPILQQIRMKTGNKIRCNAKRRHWRRTKLGL
- the GMPR2 gene encoding GMP reductase 2 isoform X5, translating into MPHIDNDVKLDFKDVLLRPKRSTLKSRSEVDLTRSFSFRNSKQIYTGIPIIAANMDTVGTFEMAKVLCKFSLFTAVHKHYSLEQWKEFASRNPDCLEYLAASSGTGSADFEQLGQILDAIPQVKYICLDVANGYSEHFVEFVKDVRKRFPEHTIMAGNVVTGEMVEELILSGADIIKVGIGPGKLVHWGPLATASVADTCGELPSHPCHVLLRLRVYHPEEDRSGVSTAERSDGVRRCCPWPQRPHHFRKAKGRVGYEAARHLGSLPGLEALVEVDQDSWVPVSFEVGHWDLLEGLGHPCSLFIVLLTLQDGGCNCPGDVAKAFGAGADFVMLGGMLAGHSQSGGELIERDGKKYKLFYGMSSEMAMKKYAGGVAEYRASEGKTVEVPFKGDVEHTVRDILGGIRSTCTYVGAAKLKELSRRTTFIRVTQQVNPIFSDKS
- the GMPR2 gene encoding GMP reductase 2 isoform X4, whose product is MDSAAACGSVSLKDFISLSLFLTAFSLFTAVHKHYSLEQWKEFASRNPDCLEYLAASSGTGSADFEQLGQILDAIPQVKYICLDVANGYSEHFVEFVKDVRKRFPEHTIMAGNVVTGEMVEELILSGADIIKVGIGPGKLVHWGPLATASVADTCGELPSHPCHVLLRLRVYHPEEDRSGVSTAERSDGVRRCCPWPQRPHHFRKAKGRVGYEAARHLGSLPGLEALVEVDQDSWVPVSFEVGHWDLLEGLGHPCSLFIVLLTLQDGGCNCPGDVAKAFGAGADFVMLGGMLAGHSQSGGELIERDGKKYKLFYGMSSEMAMKKYAGGVAEYRASEGKTVEVPFKGDVEHTVRDILGGIRSTCTYVGAAKLKELSRRTTFIRVTQQNGRGRPPLKNKIQRLDLLLAMSSHKTFRIKRFLAKKQKQNRPILQQIRMKTGNKIRCNAKRRHWRRTKLGL
- the GMPR2 gene encoding GMP reductase 2 isoform X6, which gives rise to MPHIDNDVKLDFKDVLLRPKRSTLKSRSEVDLTRSFSFRNSKQIYTGIPIIAANMDTVGTFEMAKVLCKFSLFTAVHKHYSLEQWKEFASRNPDCLEYLAASSGTGSADFEQLGQILDAIPQVKYICLDVANGYSEHFVEFVKDVRKRFPEHTIMAGNVVTGEMVEELILSGADIIKVGIGPGKLVHWGPLATASVADTCGELPSHPCHVLLRLRVYHPEEDRSGVSTAERSDGVRRCCPWPQRPHHFRKAKGRVGYEAARHLGSLPGLEALVEVDQDSWVPVSFEVGHWDLLEGLGHPCSLFIVLLTLQDGGCNCPGDVAKAFGAGADFVMLGGMLAGHSQSGGELIERDGKKYKLFYGMSSEMAMKKYAGGVAEYRASEGKTVEVPFKGDVEHTVRDILGGIRSTCTYVGAAKLKELSRRTTFIRVTQQT
- the GMPR2 gene encoding GMP reductase 2 isoform X8, with the protein product MPHIDNDVKLDFKDVLLRPKRSTLKSRSEVDLTRSFSFRNSKQIYTGIPIIAANMDTVGTFEMAKVLCKFSLFTAVHKHYSLEQWKEFASRNPDCLEYLAASSGTGSADFEQLGQILDAIPQVKYICLDVANGYSEHFVEFVKDVRKRFPEHTIMAGNVVTGEMVEELILSGADIIKVGIGPGSVCTTRKKTGVGYPQLSAVMECADAAHGLKGHIISDGGCNCPGDVAKAFGAGADFVMLGGMLAGHSQSGGELIERDGKKYKLFYGMSSEMAMKKYAGGVAEYRASEGKTVEVPFKGDVEHTVRDILGGIRSTCTYVGAAKLKELSRRTTFIRVTQQVNPIFSDKS
- the GMPR2 gene encoding GMP reductase 2 isoform X9; its protein translation is MPHIDNDVKLDFKDVLLRPKRSTLKSRSEVDLTRSFSFRNSKQIYTGIPIIAANMDTVGTFEMAKVLCKYLAASSGTGSADFEQLGQILDAIPQVKYICLDVANGYSEHFVEFVKDVRKRFPEHTIMAGNVVTGEMVEELILSGADIIKVGIGPGSVCTTRKKTGVGYPQLSAVMECADAAHGLKGHIISDGGCNCPGDVAKAFGAGADFVMLGGMLAGHSQSGGELIERDGKKYKLFYGMSSEMAMKKYAGGVAEYRASEGKTVEVPFKGDVEHTVRDILGGIRSTCTYVGAAKLKELSRRTTFIRVTQQVNPIFSDKS
- the GMPR2 gene encoding GMP reductase 2 isoform X1, encoding MPHIDNDVKLDFKDVLLRPKRSTLKSRSEVDLTRSFSFRNSKQIYTGIPIIAANMDTVGTFEMAKVLCKFSLFTAVHKHYSLEQWKEFASRNPDCLEYLAASSGTGSADFEQLGQILDAIPQVKYICLDVANGYSEHFVEFVKDVRKRFPEHTIMAGNVVTGEMVEELILSGADIIKVGIGPGKLVHWGPLATASVADTCGELPSHPCHVLLRLRVYHPEEDRSGVSTAERSDGVRRCCPWPQRPHHFRKAKGRVGYEAARHLGSLPGLEALVEVDQDSWVPVSFEVGHWDLLEGLGHPCSLFIVLLTLQDGGCNCPGDVAKAFGAGADFVMLGGMLAGHSQSGGELIERDGKKYKLFYGMSSEMAMKKYAGGVAEYRASEGKTVEVPFKGDVEHTVRDILGGIRSTCTYVGAAKLKELSRRTTFIRVTQQNGRGRPPLKNKIQRLDLLLAMSSHKTFRIKRFLAKKQKQNRPILQQIRMKTGNKIRCNAKRRHWRRTKLGL
- the GMPR2 gene encoding GMP reductase 2 isoform X3, giving the protein MPHIDNDVKLDFKDVLLRPKRSTLKSRSEVDLTRSFSFRNSKQIYTGIPIIAANMDTVGTFEMAKVLCKYLAASSGTGSADFEQLGQILDAIPQVKYICLDVANGYSEHFVEFVKDVRKRFPEHTIMAGNVVTGEMVEELILSGADIIKVGIGPGKLVHWGPLATASVADTCGELPSHPCHVLLRLRVYHPEEDRSGVSTAERSDGVRRCCPWPQRPHHFRKAKGRVGYEAARHLGSLPGLEALVEVDQDSWVPVSFEVGHWDLLEGLGHPCSLFIVLLTLQDGGCNCPGDVAKAFGAGADFVMLGGMLAGHSQSGGELIERDGKKYKLFYGMSSEMAMKKYAGGVAEYRASEGKTVEVPFKGDVEHTVRDILGGIRSTCTYVGAAKLKELSRRTTFIRVTQQNGRGRPPLKNKIQRLDLLLAMSSHKTFRIKRFLAKKQKQNRPILQQIRMKTGNKIRCNAKRRHWRRTKLGL
- the GMPR2 gene encoding GMP reductase 2 isoform X2; the protein is MPHIDNDVKLDFKDVLLRPKRSTLKSRSEIYTGIPIIAANMDTVGTFEMAKVLCKFSLFTAVHKHYSLEQWKEFASRNPDCLEYLAASSGTGSADFEQLGQILDAIPQVKYICLDVANGYSEHFVEFVKDVRKRFPEHTIMAGNVVTGEMVEELILSGADIIKVGIGPGKLVHWGPLATASVADTCGELPSHPCHVLLRLRVYHPEEDRSGVSTAERSDGVRRCCPWPQRPHHFRKAKGRVGYEAARHLGSLPGLEALVEVDQDSWVPVSFEVGHWDLLEGLGHPCSLFIVLLTLQDGGCNCPGDVAKAFGAGADFVMLGGMLAGHSQSGGELIERDGKKYKLFYGMSSEMAMKKYAGGVAEYRASEGKTVEVPFKGDVEHTVRDILGGIRSTCTYVGAAKLKELSRRTTFIRVTQQNGRGRPPLKNKIQRLDLLLAMSSHKTFRIKRFLAKKQKQNRPILQQIRMKTGNKIRCNAKRRHWRRTKLGL